Part of the Chanos chanos chromosome 5, fChaCha1.1, whole genome shotgun sequence genome, CTAGTTCACCCATCTCTTTATACATCGGCAGAGGGTAAAAGACGGAAACTGCGCAAACCACCCATTTCCaacacccctcccccatctccctctctctctctccctctctctttctgtctttctgtgcagCAATAAGTTTAAATCGGGTTTTGTTTGGAGAATTGCCAGCAACCCCAAAATAAATCTCgttctttccatctcttctgtcttctcttccaTCGTGTTCAGTTTCCCCTCTGCCGCCTTGGTCTTTGCCTTGTAACCTCACCTCTGTACAATCCTCCAACATGCACAGCCGACAAGTGCTTCAAATCGGTGATAATAAATTAAAAGTCCGCAAGGCATCGTTCGTCGTTTAAACACCAGGTGACGATTTGTCTGTCATCCCTTTCAGAACCTCGTCTATTCGGTCGTCTTCGATTACCACTgtggagaaacaaaagaagTCCTTAATAATTTCGAACGCAAGATAGTTGATCTGTATTCATAGTCtctccgagagagagagagagagagagagagagagagagagttagtttcGAATCAACACTGCAAATAACAACTGCGCAATGGTCCGCACGAATCCTACCTTACCAAATGTGTTTCATTATGAATTTTTGGTTCAAAGTATAACATCTCGTTGATTTCCCTAAGTGTGTACGCTGTTGGCTGTACAGTCCACCTTAGTGGTAGACTTTCTTAAATAGGCTCTATAGCACTTGACAGGTATTGTTAGACATGGGATCGTTTACATCGTTTAAAGCTTACTTCGCGCCTCCAGGCTCATCCAGTACATGCAGAGTCTCATTACAATGAATGTATTAAGCTGTCACTGAGACGTTTCCTTTTTGTAATCTTGCAAACGTCAAAGACTTCCCCTGTACTCTTTTCCCGGAGTCAGCCAAGGTAGGCTACTTATCTTTCTCCCGTAACGCTTACCTAACCAATCTGAGCAATAATAACCCACGTGCACGTACATTTATCGACACAGAACTTGAACCCCAAATATACATTAAGGTGCtccggtcttttttttttttacctcttttagCTCGACCGATCTGTCCGAGTTTGGGGGGTCTTTTCGCTTGTGACGCCCCGAAGAACGAGTTGGTATCCTGGAGCCCGCAGCTAAAGGACATTTGACTGACGTCGTTGTCCGTCCCGTAGCCGTTCATTTTCCCCTCGCTGTATGGCAGGACCTCAGACATTATGGCACGAGGAAAAGGCTGTCTCTCACGAACAGGGACCAAAAACCAATGATGATGTCGTTAACGATGATGAATATTGCACCGGTCCGAGAGAAAACTAATTGCACTTTGTTTCTTCTCGCACTCCTCCGAATATCCCTTTTTGAATAACGCTCGAGAGACTCCTAGCGCAACCAGCTTCCGAAAGAGGTTCAGAACTCAAGTGCGGTAAGTCTTGACGAGCGTGCTGTTCTGTTATGAAGGGAGAAgtagaaggagaaggaggaggagcgaTGCGCGCGCCTGGGCTGCTCGGTGAAGACTGTTAAGGGTGCCGGGAGATCCCAGGAACATAAAGGAAACCCAGGCGGAACAGTGAAGTCATCCATCCGGGCTTGTgggtgcgcgcgcgtgtgtgtgtttgtgtgtgtaaagactacAAGAGGGGCAAGGGTGACATCAACCGGAGAAAGTTAAAAGTACAGGGGAACGGTAcgtactgtaaaaaaaaagtgcgaCAGCCAGAGGAGTGAGTAGACTGTACAGTCGCTCCATCACCAACGACGTTTGACTAAATACAGTTGTCACTCGTCCATTTATCACTTAGATGTGCTGATTATTCACAGTTATCGTAGTGTGCTGAAAAGTGAATCCACTTGAGTGAGAAGTGGCGAGCAGGCAAAACCTGGGCCGTTATATTTGCTTTGTCTATGGTGACTTATAATTCAAAAGGATTGTAACAATAACATTTCTATAAGTAGgcattcttttttatttttcctgaaaATGGCCCTGAACTAGACTGCTTTGCGATTTATTGGTTTCTAGGGGGAATTCCTGTTGCTAGTAGCCTATGACGGGAATCGTTGCGGTGTGAGCCTCGAGACAGCACAGTCGTCATCACTGTACGTCAGCTGCATTTGAATAAAACGCTGATCTCTTGAATAGACTTATCAGAAGCCCTTAGTCATTGCAGAATACATATTTACCTTGTCTGTTTGCCATCCGTTGTCTTATATTGTTTTAAAGGGATTGTGTTCTAAACAGATATGAAAGATGATGT contains:
- the camk2n2a gene encoding calcium/calmodulin-dependent protein kinase II inhibitor 1a; its protein translation is MSEVLPYSEGKMNGYGTDNDVSQMSFSCGLQDTNSFFGASQAKRPPKLGQIGRAKRVVIEDDRIDEVLKGMTDKSSPGV